From one Mycolicibacterium sp. HK-90 genomic stretch:
- a CDS encoding ABC transporter permease, translating to MLIAALRDLQWRRRRFMIAAVGTALIFAMTLVLTGLANGFRVEAERSVDALHLDAFMIKEGAAGPFLGSAPLPLTDVQRAARLPGVTAAVPLVYGSSTIPAGGGPRNVNVFGVPEQGPGSPAVKEGRAPQTPDEVMVSTTMGRPVGADVDVGASKLHVVGLVDDLTALAAQDNVYLTVPGAQQLLFSGQKLISSVGIVGTPGPAPPDFRIVDRAGAIDDMVRPLRGANQAMSLMAGLLWAVAALIVGSVIYLSALERTRDFAVFKAVGVATRSIMAGLAMQAVTVALLAAVLGAGLSLVLGPPFPMRCDVPTLAFIALPIVAVVIGLLASVAGLRRAVTIDPALAFRGP from the coding sequence GTGTTGATCGCGGCGTTACGCGATCTGCAGTGGCGCCGACGGCGATTCATGATCGCCGCGGTCGGCACCGCGTTGATCTTTGCGATGACGTTGGTGCTGACGGGTCTGGCAAATGGTTTCCGGGTCGAGGCCGAACGCAGCGTCGACGCCCTCCACCTCGACGCATTCATGATCAAAGAAGGCGCGGCCGGGCCGTTCCTGGGCTCGGCGCCGTTGCCGCTCACCGATGTTCAGCGGGCCGCCCGGCTTCCGGGTGTCACGGCAGCGGTCCCGCTGGTGTACGGCTCGTCGACCATCCCCGCCGGAGGTGGCCCACGGAACGTCAACGTGTTCGGGGTGCCGGAGCAGGGCCCGGGCTCCCCTGCCGTCAAGGAAGGCCGAGCACCCCAAACCCCGGACGAGGTCATGGTGTCGACGACGATGGGCCGCCCGGTCGGCGCCGATGTCGACGTCGGCGCCTCGAAACTGCACGTTGTCGGCCTGGTCGACGACCTCACCGCGCTGGCCGCCCAGGACAACGTGTACCTGACGGTGCCCGGCGCTCAGCAACTGCTGTTCTCGGGCCAGAAGCTGATCTCGTCGGTCGGCATCGTCGGCACCCCTGGCCCGGCCCCACCGGACTTCCGCATCGTCGATCGCGCCGGCGCGATCGACGACATGGTCCGCCCGTTGCGCGGCGCCAACCAGGCGATGAGCCTGATGGCCGGCCTGCTGTGGGCGGTCGCCGCGCTGATCGTCGGCTCGGTGATCTACCTGTCCGCCCTCGAACGCACCCGGGACTTCGCGGTGTTCAAGGCCGTCGGGGTGGCCACCCGGTCCATCATGGCCGGGTTGGCGATGCAGGCGGTGACGGTCGCGCTGCTGGCTGCGGTACTAGGTGCGGGGCTGTCGCTCGTGCTCGGCCCGCCGTTCCCGATGCGCTGCGACGTTCCCACCCTGGCGTTCATCGCGCTGCCGATCGTCGCCGTCGTGATCGGCCTGCTGGCCAGCGTCGCCGGCCTGCGCCGCGCCGTCACCATCGACCCCGCCCTGGCGTTCCGAGGACCCTGA
- a CDS encoding PASTA domain-containing protein, translating into MMKTGVCGVAALLAAAALIASPTAMAAPSWTMPNLIGMDLQGAQDAIQSLTDGEVWFSSSTDLTGQGRAQISDRNWQVCSSTPAPGAKFSASTQIDFGVVRIDTEDCP; encoded by the coding sequence ATGATGAAAACTGGCGTATGTGGCGTGGCGGCGTTGCTGGCCGCGGCGGCTCTCATCGCGAGCCCGACGGCGATGGCGGCACCGTCATGGACCATGCCGAATCTGATCGGGATGGATCTGCAGGGCGCCCAGGATGCGATCCAATCACTGACGGACGGTGAGGTGTGGTTCAGCAGTTCGACTGATCTGACCGGCCAGGGCCGGGCGCAGATCAGCGACCGCAACTGGCAGGTGTGCAGTTCGACGCCGGCGCCAGGGGCGAAGTTCTCAGCGTCGACGCAGATTGATTTCGGAGTGGTGCGGATCGATACGGAGGACTGTCCGTAG
- a CDS encoding acyl-CoA synthetase: MNAIAGIRQMMGQIFESGHAVKRLVDRGIIEPLDIGAAVRSAKLAQQYGPQATMAIQGGRRYADLPAIVDERGTLTYKQVDDQSWALAHGLQRLGLKEGSVVGLLCRDHRGLIIAMAGCGKLGARLVLMNTGFAKPQFAEVCAREGVSVVMHDTEFLGLLDALPAELPRILTWVDDAARVPEGAQSIDDIVAANPTTPLPAPSKPGGSVILTSGTTGLPKGAPRNTVSPFATAQIVDRVPFPRKGTMVIVSPIFHSTGWATYLVGAALGNKVVTARRFNAEGTLKLMAEHKADMLVAVPTMLHRMVELGPEIIGKYDTSALKVILIAGSALSPDLSTRVQDVFGDVLYNMYGSTECAIATIATPAELRAAPGTAGRAPVTCEVVLYDENDRRVEGANRRGRIFIRNGAPFQGYTDGRTKQIIDGYMSSGDMGHFDKDGLLFVDGRDDDMIVSGGENVFPQEVENLLEERDDIAEVAVVGVDDVEFGKRLRAFVVPEPGASPDAAEIKLYVKENLARHKVPRDVVFIDELPRNATGKLLRRVLVEMDVDS; encoded by the coding sequence ATGAACGCAATAGCCGGAATTCGGCAAATGATGGGTCAGATCTTCGAGTCGGGGCATGCGGTCAAACGCCTCGTCGACCGGGGCATCATCGAGCCCTTGGATATCGGCGCCGCCGTGCGCAGCGCCAAACTCGCCCAGCAGTACGGGCCGCAGGCCACCATGGCGATCCAGGGCGGGCGCCGGTACGCGGACCTGCCGGCGATCGTCGACGAACGCGGCACGTTGACCTACAAACAGGTCGACGACCAATCGTGGGCGTTGGCACACGGCCTGCAGCGCCTGGGACTCAAGGAAGGCTCCGTTGTCGGGTTGCTCTGCCGGGATCATCGCGGCCTGATCATCGCGATGGCCGGCTGCGGCAAACTCGGTGCGCGCCTGGTGCTGATGAACACCGGCTTCGCCAAACCGCAGTTCGCGGAGGTCTGCGCGCGCGAGGGCGTCAGCGTGGTGATGCACGACACCGAGTTCCTCGGCCTGCTCGACGCGCTGCCCGCCGAGCTTCCGCGGATACTGACCTGGGTCGACGACGCCGCCCGGGTACCCGAGGGCGCGCAGAGCATCGACGACATCGTGGCCGCGAACCCCACCACGCCGCTGCCCGCACCGAGCAAGCCCGGCGGGTCGGTCATCCTCACCAGCGGTACCACCGGCCTGCCCAAAGGCGCTCCGCGAAACACCGTGTCCCCGTTCGCGACCGCGCAGATCGTCGACCGAGTTCCGTTCCCGCGCAAGGGAACCATGGTGATCGTTTCACCGATCTTCCACAGCACCGGCTGGGCCACCTACCTGGTCGGTGCCGCCCTTGGCAACAAGGTCGTGACCGCGCGGCGGTTCAACGCCGAGGGCACGCTGAAGCTGATGGCCGAGCACAAGGCTGACATGTTGGTGGCCGTGCCGACGATGTTGCACCGGATGGTCGAACTGGGCCCCGAGATCATCGGCAAGTACGACACGTCGGCGTTGAAGGTGATCCTGATCGCCGGATCGGCGCTGAGCCCGGACTTGTCCACCAGGGTGCAGGACGTCTTCGGCGATGTGCTCTACAACATGTACGGCTCCACCGAGTGCGCCATCGCCACCATCGCGACTCCGGCCGAACTGCGGGCCGCGCCGGGAACCGCCGGGCGTGCGCCGGTGACCTGTGAGGTGGTGCTCTACGACGAGAACGATCGGCGCGTCGAGGGGGCCAACCGTCGCGGCCGGATCTTCATCCGCAATGGCGCGCCGTTCCAGGGGTATACCGATGGCCGCACCAAGCAGATCATCGACGGTTACATGTCCAGCGGCGACATGGGCCATTTCGACAAGGACGGACTGCTGTTCGTCGACGGTCGCGACGACGACATGATCGTCTCCGGCGGTGAGAACGTCTTCCCGCAGGAAGTAGAGAACCTGCTCGAGGAACGCGACGACATCGCCGAGGTGGCAGTGGTCGGTGTCGATGACGTCGAGTTCGGAAAACGGTTGCGGGCCTTCGTCGTTCCCGAACCGGGCGCCAGCCCCGACGCGGCCGAGATCAAGCTGTATGTCAAGGAGAATCTGGCTCGGCACAAGGTGCCCCGCGATGTGGTGTTCATCGACGAACTGCCGCGCAACGCCACCGGCAAGCTGTTGCGACGGGTGCTCGTCGAGATGGACGTCGATTCCTAG